Proteins encoded by one window of Acinonyx jubatus isolate Ajub_Pintada_27869175 chromosome X, VMU_Ajub_asm_v1.0, whole genome shotgun sequence:
- the CYSLTR1 gene encoding cysteinyl leukotriene receptor 1, protein MDGVGNLTVSSASNNTCNDTIDDFRNQVYSTLYSMISVVGFFGNSFVLYVLIKTYHEKSAFQVYMINLAVADLLCVCTLPLRVVYYVHKGIWLFGDFLCRLSTYALYVNLYCSIFFMTAMSFFRCIAIVFPVQNINLVKHKKAKFVCVGIWIFVILTSSPFLMSTSYKDEKNNTKCFEPPPDNQAKNHVLVLHYVSLFVGFIIPFVIIIVCYTMIILTLLKNSMNKNLSSRKKAIGMIIVVTAAFLISFMPYHIQRTIHLHFLHNETKPCDSVLRMQKSVVITLSLAASNCCFDPLLYFFSGGNFRRRLSTIRKHSLSSVTYVPKKKASLPEKEEEICKE, encoded by the coding sequence ATGGATGGAGTTGGAAATCTGACAGTTTCCTCTGCCAGTAATAACACGTGCAATGATACCATTGATGACTTCCGCAATCAAGTGTATTCTACCCTGTACTCTATGATCTCCGTGGTGGGCTTCTTTGGCAATAGCTTTGTGCTCTATGTCCTCATAAAAACATATCATGAGAAGTCAGCTTTCCAAGTATACATGATTAATTTAGCAGTAGCAGATCTACTGTGCGTGTGTACACTGCCTCTCCGTGTGGTCTATTATGTTCACAAAGGCATTTGGCTCTTTGGTGACTTTTTGTGCCGCCTCAGCACCTATGCCTTGTATGTCAACCTCTATTGTAGTATCTTCTTTATGACAGCTATGAGTTTTTTCCGGTGCATTGCAATTGTTTTCCCAGTCCAGAACATTAATTTGGTTAAACATAAGAAAGCCAAATTTGTGTGTGTTGGCATTTGGATTTTTGTAATTTTGACCAGTTCTCCATTTTTAATGTCCACATCTtacaaagatgagaaaaacaataCCAAGTGCTTTGAGCCTCCACCGGACAATCAGGCTAAAAATCATGTTTTGGTCTTGCATTATGTGTCATTGTTTGTCGgatttattattccttttgttATTATAATTGTCTGTTACACAATGATCATTTTAACCTTACTGAAAAATTCAATGAACAAAAATCTGTCAAGCCGTAAAAAAGCTATAGGAATGATCATAGTTGTGACAGCTGCCTTTTTGATTAGCTTCATGCCATATCATATTCAACGCACCATCCACCTTCATTTTTTACACAATGAAACTAAACCCTGTGATTCTGTTCTTAGAATGCAAAAGTCAGTGGTCATAACCTTGTCTCTGGCTGCATCAAATTGTTGCTTTGACCCtctcttatatttcttttcaggGGGGAACTTTAGGAGAAGGCTGTCTACAATTAGAAAGCATTCTTTGTCCAGTGTGACTTATGTACCCAAGAAAAAGGCCTCTTtgccagagaaagaagaagaaatatgtaaagaataa